The Pseudomonadota bacterium genome includes a region encoding these proteins:
- a CDS encoding DUF5658 family protein has protein sequence MTEVQQEIRTVGRPQLKASTRLRLPIAYACLIAVGTFDILFTTIILSLGGAEANPIAAAVIEQYGLAGLVAFKYLVIAVVILGCEFVASARIETARRLALVVVAITAAPVVWSTGLLIKLVA, from the coding sequence ATGACTGAAGTACAGCAGGAAATCCGTACCGTGGGGCGGCCACAATTGAAGGCCAGCACCCGTTTACGTCTGCCGATCGCATACGCGTGCCTCATCGCAGTTGGCACCTTCGACATCCTGTTCACCACGATCATCCTCTCCCTGGGAGGTGCCGAGGCCAACCCGATCGCCGCCGCCGTGATCGAGCAGTACGGCCTCGCAGGCTTGGTGGCTTTCAAATACCTGGTCATCGCCGTGGTGATTCTCGGCTGTGAATTCGTTGCCTCTGCCCGCATCGAGACGGCTCGTCGGCTAGCTCTAGTGGTTGTGGCGATCACCGCGGCGCCGGTCGTGTGGAGCACAGGCCTGCTGATCAAGCTCGTCGCCTGA
- a CDS encoding TlpA disulfide reductase family protein: MSKPKRRRTRLWFLLLLEAGLLLSIFFGVRLWLDQQALGQAPQFTAQRLEAGPVSLAQYTDEGPVAIRFWAVWCPNCMREHDMIDRLATEGHVLTIAMQSGEEADVAAYLDAESLTMPTIVDDGRIAGQYGVVAVPTTFIVDRDGRIRFRLLGLPGEWGLRWRLWAARWL; the protein is encoded by the coding sequence ATGTCCAAGCCCAAGCGGCGGCGCACTCGCTTATGGTTCCTGCTCCTGTTGGAAGCGGGACTCCTACTATCGATCTTCTTCGGCGTGCGCCTTTGGCTCGATCAGCAGGCGCTGGGGCAGGCTCCGCAGTTTACGGCCCAGCGCCTCGAAGCAGGCCCAGTTTCCCTAGCGCAGTACACGGACGAGGGCCCTGTGGCGATTCGCTTCTGGGCCGTGTGGTGCCCCAACTGCATGCGCGAGCACGACATGATCGATCGCTTGGCGACGGAGGGCCACGTGCTCACCATCGCCATGCAGTCGGGCGAGGAGGCCGACGTGGCCGCCTACCTGGACGCCGAGTCTCTGACCATGCCCACCATCGTCGACGACGGGCGTATTGCCGGTCAGTACGGCGTTGTGGCTGTGCCCACGACCTTCATTGTCGATCGCGACGGCCGGATTCGCTTTCGTCTGCTTGGGCTGCCCGGTGAGTGGGGTCTTCGCTGGCGCTTGTGGGCAGCGCGTTGGCTGTGA
- a CDS encoding type II secretion system F family protein has product MTSFAYDIRTPSGQTESGFLEAADATAASAALRADGHLLLRLEERTRPAQSLQLEARISRLPFARPSMATFEVAMRQLSVMLRSGLTLLEALRATAAQSPRFMRATLVDIAERVQEGRTVTQALERHPWMGRMVRQLVEVGEQTGTLDVVLARAADALEKRRLLLAQLISALMYPTLVLVAAIGVTVFILTFAVPRITVYLAALGRPLPPMAQGLVDLSNFLMTSWPMIVGGILLAMICFAVTYAVPVGRLLIDSIALRVPLTGFILRTSATAYFSRSFAYLLASGVTIIEALRTCQELHGNRRLTVLIAEARDRVIGGGALGPALAAPKTFTPMLSSMVVVGEKSGNLDETMTSCAEFHEQRLDALIRTLSSLVEVAVIIVVGGIVGYVYIAFMMALYGAAL; this is encoded by the coding sequence ATGACTAGTTTCGCCTACGACATTCGAACGCCATCCGGTCAGACCGAGTCTGGCTTTCTAGAAGCGGCCGATGCGACTGCGGCGTCCGCCGCCCTGCGCGCTGACGGTCACCTGCTGCTGCGTCTCGAGGAGCGCACCCGGCCGGCGCAATCGCTGCAGCTGGAGGCGCGTATCAGCCGCCTGCCCTTTGCGCGCCCGAGCATGGCCACCTTCGAAGTGGCTATGCGACAGCTCAGCGTCATGCTGCGAAGTGGGTTGACGCTACTCGAGGCGCTGCGGGCGACGGCCGCGCAGTCGCCGAGATTTATGCGTGCCACCTTGGTCGACATCGCCGAGCGCGTTCAGGAGGGGAGAACCGTTACGCAGGCCCTGGAACGCCATCCCTGGATGGGGCGCATGGTGCGCCAACTGGTCGAGGTCGGCGAGCAGACCGGGACCCTCGACGTCGTGCTGGCGAGGGCGGCCGATGCGCTCGAAAAACGGCGACTGCTGCTTGCCCAGCTGATCTCTGCGCTCATGTACCCGACCCTTGTGTTAGTGGCCGCGATCGGCGTGACGGTGTTCATTCTCACCTTCGCCGTGCCCCGCATCACCGTCTATCTGGCTGCCCTCGGCCGACCGCTGCCGCCCATGGCCCAGGGGTTGGTCGACCTCAGTAATTTTCTGATGACCTCGTGGCCGATGATCGTCGGCGGGATCTTGCTAGCGATGATCTGCTTCGCGGTCACCTACGCGGTGCCGGTGGGGCGCTTGCTGATCGACTCGATCGCGCTCCGCGTGCCACTAACAGGCTTCATTCTGCGCACCAGCGCGACGGCGTACTTCAGCCGCTCCTTCGCTTACCTATTGGCGAGCGGCGTTACCATCATCGAGGCGCTGCGCACCTGCCAGGAGCTGCACGGCAACCGTCGCCTTACCGTACTCATTGCCGAGGCGCGAGACCGCGTTATCGGCGGTGGCGCCCTCGGGCCGGCGCTCGCGGCCCCCAAGACCTTCACCCCGATGCTGAGCAGCATGGTTGTCGTGGGGGAGAAGTCAGGAAACCTAGACGAAACCATGACCTCCTGCGCCGAATTTCACGAACAACGCCTCGATGCGCTCATTCGCACGTTGTCCAGCCTCGTCGAGGTCGCCGTCATCATCGTCGTCGGCGGCATCGTCGGGTACGTCTACATCGCCTTCATGATGGCGCTCTACGGAGCGGCCCTATGA
- a CDS encoding GspE/PulE family protein, whose amino-acid sequence MSTVDSDPMQQRGHEATLDPTGHAQPHPRGRSIWLHFADGIRREAQLLQVSPGGAEIELTDSAELPAVGQRLLMDSADGSPPQPAEVAWSDAPERPVIGVRLVSGALLEPKTSQLDIARVRVDPHVALLLPAARARQWQVLPFATSEEAVVVAVAGPLSPKVETVLNRTYRRDIKLHTVDAESLGKVIERVYAGADALSIGAEGGDDGELDAVATYDLVFASALMYGASDIHIDSFQTQVRIRVRVDGQIETLRDLTPESGAALISRIKVMAGLDISERRAPQDGRLRHEMSNDVRLDVRVATLPTKHGERVTLRLLGKDADDLSLGTLGMSATQLKRFGQAIRQPYGLVLLTGPTGSGKSTTLFAAIQQLISETDLNVITIEDPVEYQIKGVTQVEVDPAEKVTFPKALRSTLRHDPDVVMIGEIRDSETADIAVKAALTGHLVFSTLHTNDATGAITRLIDMGIPPYLVGATLRMVVAQRLVRRLCSSCATPAPCDPAHAAVLGRPDLAGQSIMEPVGCLYCGQRGYIGRLALFEMLTCDRGLSRLITARATEDQLKSYIEEHGLQTLADDAAEKLLQGRTSIADVLRNVVSFADLTASESDLSTADAELDASAVDHP is encoded by the coding sequence GTGAGCACGGTGGATTCGGACCCGATGCAGCAGCGCGGTCACGAGGCGACCCTCGATCCGACCGGCCACGCGCAGCCGCACCCGCGCGGGCGCTCCATCTGGCTGCACTTCGCCGACGGTATTCGACGCGAGGCGCAGCTGCTGCAGGTCTCCCCCGGCGGCGCGGAGATCGAATTGACCGACTCGGCTGAGCTACCCGCAGTGGGTCAACGGCTGTTGATGGACAGCGCAGATGGCAGCCCTCCGCAACCGGCCGAGGTGGCCTGGAGCGACGCCCCGGAGCGGCCGGTTATCGGCGTGCGCTTGGTGTCGGGCGCGCTGCTCGAGCCGAAGACTTCTCAACTCGACATCGCGCGCGTCAGGGTGGACCCACACGTGGCGCTACTGCTGCCCGCCGCCCGCGCCCGTCAATGGCAGGTGCTGCCCTTTGCCACCAGCGAGGAGGCGGTCGTGGTGGCGGTGGCCGGTCCCCTGAGTCCGAAGGTCGAGACGGTGCTGAATCGGACCTACCGGCGCGACATCAAGCTGCACACGGTCGACGCAGAGTCCTTGGGCAAGGTCATCGAGCGGGTTTACGCCGGTGCTGATGCCTTGTCGATTGGGGCCGAAGGAGGCGATGACGGTGAGCTCGACGCGGTTGCCACCTACGACCTCGTGTTTGCCTCGGCACTGATGTACGGCGCCAGCGACATCCACATCGACAGTTTCCAGACTCAGGTTCGGATTCGCGTGCGCGTGGATGGGCAGATCGAAACCCTGCGCGATCTCACGCCGGAGAGTGGTGCCGCGCTTATCAGTCGCATCAAAGTCATGGCCGGCCTCGATATCTCCGAGCGTCGTGCGCCGCAGGACGGTCGCTTGCGTCACGAGATGAGCAACGACGTTCGCCTCGATGTTCGCGTCGCCACGCTGCCGACCAAACACGGCGAGCGCGTGACGCTCCGTCTGCTCGGCAAGGACGCGGACGACCTAAGCCTTGGCACGCTCGGCATGTCCGCGACGCAGCTCAAGCGATTCGGCCAGGCCATCCGCCAGCCCTATGGCCTGGTCCTGCTAACGGGGCCGACGGGAAGCGGCAAGAGCACGACGCTGTTCGCTGCCATCCAGCAGCTGATCAGCGAAACCGATTTAAATGTGATCACCATCGAAGACCCGGTCGAGTACCAGATCAAGGGCGTCACCCAAGTGGAGGTCGATCCGGCGGAGAAGGTCACCTTCCCGAAGGCCCTGCGCAGTACCCTGCGCCACGATCCGGACGTCGTCATGATCGGTGAGATCCGCGATAGCGAGACCGCCGATATCGCTGTTAAGGCGGCGCTCACCGGGCACCTCGTGTTTAGTACGCTGCACACCAACGATGCTACCGGTGCGATCACCCGCCTGATCGACATGGGCATTCCGCCGTATCTGGTCGGAGCCACCTTGCGCATGGTCGTCGCCCAGCGCTTGGTCCGTCGCCTGTGCTCCTCATGCGCGACGCCGGCACCGTGTGATCCGGCCCATGCTGCTGTGCTGGGACGGCCTGACCTGGCGGGTCAGTCGATTATGGAGCCAGTGGGTTGCCTTTACTGCGGCCAGCGCGGCTACATCGGGCGCCTGGCTCTGTTCGAGATGCTCACCTGTGACCGCGGCTTGTCGCGATTGATCACCGCCCGCGCCACCGAGGACCAGCTCAAGAGCTATATCGAGGAGCACGGGCTGCAGACGCTCGCCGACGATGCGGCCGAGAAGCTGTTGCAGGGTCGCACGAGCATCGCCGATGTGCTGCGCAACGTGGTGAGCTTCGCTGATCTGACGGCGAGCGAATCAGACCTATCGACCGCCGACGCTGAACTCGATGCGTCCGCCGTCGACCATCCTTAG
- a CDS encoding PilT/PilU family type 4a pilus ATPase, producing the protein MSSQGADSPPGTPSAKRLEHLLRRCVELDASDIHLGEGLPPYLRTQGPLEALAGEAPLDRETMVAIVDDLSSGFSKRRTGSVDGAFTGPDGTRYRFNLFWRSGGLAVALRRLEDRFRGLAELGLPEALYDLCNLPYGLVLVSGPTGSGKSTTLATLIDRINNTHACHVITIEDPIEYVHRPARALVNQRQVGLDTESFNDALVNSLREDPDVVLVGEIRDTDTIRTAITAAETGHLVLASVHAGDCVSTIERVVGVFPAEEQTAIRQQLALVLRCVVSQRLLVADGTAVHADDPQGLARQRVVSSEVLMVTTAVSNLLLNSKSSQIYSCMEAGAGYGMQTFEQDLARLMVAGRLSERSATAAAKRPEVLRARAEQISRHNVRAGIARRTAVR; encoded by the coding sequence GTGAGCAGCCAGGGAGCGGACTCGCCGCCGGGCACGCCCTCGGCCAAACGTCTCGAGCACCTACTGCGTCGCTGCGTGGAGCTCGATGCGAGCGATATCCACCTAGGCGAGGGCCTGCCGCCCTACCTGCGCACGCAAGGGCCCCTCGAGGCCTTGGCGGGTGAAGCGCCGCTCGATCGCGAGACGATGGTGGCGATCGTCGACGATCTCAGCAGTGGTTTTAGTAAGCGGCGAACGGGCAGCGTAGACGGTGCGTTCACGGGCCCCGACGGCACCCGCTACCGCTTCAACCTGTTTTGGCGCAGCGGCGGCCTGGCGGTGGCCCTAAGACGCCTCGAGGACCGGTTCCGAGGGCTTGCCGAACTGGGGCTTCCGGAAGCACTTTACGACCTTTGTAATTTGCCCTACGGACTGGTGCTCGTCAGTGGACCGACGGGCAGCGGTAAGTCGACTACCCTCGCGACGTTGATCGACCGCATCAACAACACCCACGCGTGCCACGTGATCACGATCGAGGACCCGATCGAGTACGTCCATCGCCCGGCGCGGGCACTGGTGAACCAGCGTCAGGTCGGTTTGGACACGGAGTCCTTCAACGACGCCCTGGTGAATAGCCTGCGTGAGGATCCGGACGTCGTGCTGGTCGGCGAGATCCGCGACACGGACACCATCCGCACGGCTATCACGGCGGCAGAGACCGGACACCTGGTTTTGGCCTCGGTGCACGCTGGCGATTGCGTGAGCACCATCGAACGCGTCGTGGGCGTGTTTCCTGCGGAAGAGCAGACCGCGATTCGCCAGCAGCTGGCACTGGTGCTGCGTTGCGTGGTGTCGCAGCGGCTGCTGGTCGCGGATGGCACGGCGGTCCACGCGGACGATCCACAGGGGCTGGCCCGCCAGCGCGTGGTGTCGTCTGAAGTGCTGATGGTGACGACGGCCGTGTCGAACCTGCTGTTGAACAGCAAGAGCAGCCAGATCTACAGCTGCATGGAAGCTGGTGCAGGCTACGGCATGCAGACCTTCGAGCAGGACCTCGCGCGCCTGATGGTGGCGGGAAGACTCAGCGAGCGATCGGCCACAGCGGCAGCAAAGCGGCCGGAGGTGCTGCGCGCCCGCGCCGAGCAGATTAGCCGCCACAACGTCCGGGCTGGCATCGCTCGCAGGACCGCGGTTCGGTGA
- a CDS encoding prepilin-type N-terminal cleavage/methylation domain-containing protein yields the protein MRSIKLLCADAPIRTRSRQAGLTLLELIVVLTILAALGTIIIAQSASLTDDARYQRTVRTLEQLDAAVVGDSDLRGPDGQRLITGFVADMGRPPADLGELLRLGTQSAFRIDRAPPGDTGLAVGSGWRGPYLRLPVGADTLTDGWGRDFEAFDQDGVLVAAPGEIRIVRSRGADRLAGGVGFGRDLLTVFEATAVAQAAPEFAGLVSVVPPRFEGDVVIEGVVVDDGSDPGDDLGFGDCIVIRVYGPDAASGDVLTLAQAVHDLNVDGVAVGVTAVPLAPMIPGGAVSVGPRVIRAYQTKCSPLPDEDLNPALLPGTDRVSRPVYFVNVPGGLPPLPQLVLEEQS from the coding sequence GTGAGGTCAATTAAGCTGCTCTGCGCGGACGCGCCGATCCGCACGCGATCACGCCAGGCGGGGCTAACGCTGCTGGAACTGATCGTGGTGTTGACGATCCTCGCAGCGCTGGGGACGATCATCATCGCGCAGTCGGCGAGTCTGACCGACGACGCGCGCTACCAAAGAACGGTCCGCACGCTGGAGCAGCTGGACGCTGCCGTGGTCGGCGACTCGGACCTACGTGGCCCCGACGGTCAGCGCCTGATCACAGGCTTCGTGGCGGACATGGGGCGCCCACCCGCTGACCTGGGTGAGTTGCTAAGGCTCGGGACCCAATCGGCCTTTCGCATCGATAGGGCACCGCCGGGGGACACGGGGCTCGCGGTTGGCAGTGGATGGCGTGGACCCTACCTGCGCCTGCCTGTCGGCGCGGACACGCTGACCGACGGCTGGGGCAGGGATTTCGAGGCCTTCGATCAGGACGGCGTCTTGGTGGCGGCGCCGGGCGAAATCCGCATCGTGCGCAGCCGCGGTGCCGATCGCCTCGCCGGCGGCGTCGGTTTCGGTCGCGACCTGCTCACCGTGTTCGAAGCGACTGCGGTCGCCCAGGCCGCCCCGGAGTTTGCCGGCCTGGTCAGCGTCGTGCCGCCGCGCTTCGAGGGCGATGTCGTCATCGAGGGGGTGGTGGTCGATGACGGCAGTGATCCGGGCGACGACCTCGGGTTTGGGGATTGCATAGTGATCCGCGTTTACGGCCCGGATGCGGCCAGCGGTGATGTGCTGACGCTCGCCCAGGCCGTGCATGACCTCAACGTGGATGGCGTGGCTGTGGGCGTGACCGCCGTGCCCTTGGCGCCCATGATCCCCGGTGGCGCCGTGAGCGTTGGGCCTCGGGTGATTCGCGCCTATCAGACGAAGTGCAGTCCCCTGCCCGACGAGGATTTGAATCCGGCGCTGCTTCCTGGCACTGACCGCGTCAGTCGTCCCGTGTACTTTGTCAACGTACCCGGCGGGCTGCCGCCGCTGCCGCAACTTGTGCTAGAAGAGCAAAGCTAG
- a CDS encoding prepilin-type N-terminal cleavage/methylation domain-containing protein: protein MASPAGDKWPLGRFPPQGLFVERSPFLGEDSSTVGRGREFDRLHGGRVPSDLSRLTERANAAAPCRGVTLIELLVVLVVLVALGGLVLVNLTQNTLEIDLDGAGGQDGKLAQQVITETTLARVAEAIVGPDGYAQSMRYARDTLDRNIGYGTGLPWPSPAEISAGRQDHPQLRYLFVEPLQLFDYAPPAQQVYDPVNQIG, encoded by the coding sequence ATGGCCTCGCCTGCTGGCGACAAGTGGCCCCTGGGGCGGTTTCCGCCCCAGGGGCTCTTCGTTGAGCGAAGCCCATTTTTGGGCGAGGACTCGAGCACAGTCGGTCGAGGCCGTGAGTTCGATCGCTTGCACGGCGGGCGGGTGCCGAGCGACCTCTCGCGTCTAACGGAGAGGGCCAACGCCGCCGCACCCTGCCGCGGCGTCACGCTGATCGAGTTGCTTGTGGTGCTCGTGGTACTCGTGGCGCTCGGTGGCCTCGTACTGGTGAATTTGACTCAAAACACGCTGGAGATAGACCTCGACGGCGCTGGCGGCCAAGACGGTAAATTGGCGCAGCAGGTCATCACGGAGACCACGCTCGCGCGGGTCGCCGAGGCGATCGTCGGGCCGGACGGTTACGCGCAGAGCATGCGCTACGCGCGCGACACGCTCGACCGCAACATCGGCTACGGCACAGGGCTGCCTTGGCCGAGTCCGGCTGAGATTAGCGCAGGACGTCAGGACCACCCTCAGCTTCGCTACCTTTTCGTCGAGCCCCTGCAGCTCTTCGACTACGCCCCACCGGCGCAGCAAGTCTACGATCCCGTCAACCAGATCGGCTGA
- a CDS encoding type II secretion system protein has translation MHALRNYGRGQGPKSQRGLTLIELVVVLTILVATGGILVPVINNALTRSHVATCATNFSEVSKMLIAANATLGNFGDNWTTDIFGAGAGAGEPVNNSATNTDGGGGGGGSLQTGLLTTDQVAAINELGIVNVCNHGDPAAVDGYDVTFNSGIDTLGATCLTLDDATPVLILTDVQAAEVFLPATTGSQQYVWLGIDKPWTLLGTLTPEPPVHFGDTEGALPNQAYSRFGAVFLVDDGGVGTGDGSAEFKRVSYNLDGSLFETGDNHIGIQWDEVQGSGI, from the coding sequence ATGCACGCTTTGCGTAATTACGGGCGGGGCCAAGGGCCCAAGAGCCAGCGTGGCCTAACCCTGATCGAACTGGTCGTGGTGCTGACCATCCTGGTCGCAACGGGCGGTATCCTGGTTCCGGTGATCAACAACGCGTTGACCCGTTCTCACGTCGCCACCTGCGCGACCAATTTCTCAGAAGTCTCGAAAATGCTGATCGCGGCCAACGCCACGCTTGGCAACTTCGGCGACAACTGGACCACCGACATCTTTGGTGCGGGTGCAGGTGCAGGCGAGCCGGTCAACAACTCCGCCACCAATACTGATGGCGGCGGCGGCGGCGGTGGCTCTCTACAGACGGGCCTGCTGACCACAGATCAGGTGGCAGCCATCAACGAGCTCGGAATCGTCAACGTCTGCAACCATGGCGACCCGGCCGCGGTCGACGGCTACGACGTCACCTTCAATTCCGGTATCGATACCCTTGGCGCCACCTGCCTGACCCTGGATGACGCCACGCCCGTCCTCATCCTGACTGACGTGCAGGCCGCAGAGGTCTTCCTGCCGGCCACGACGGGATCGCAGCAGTACGTCTGGCTCGGCATCGACAAGCCCTGGACTCTGCTCGGCACGCTCACGCCTGAGCCGCCTGTCCACTTCGGCGATACCGAAGGCGCTCTGCCCAATCAGGCCTACTCTCGCTTCGGCGCGGTCTTCCTGGTCGACGATGGCGGTGTGGGTACCGGCGACGGCTCGGCAGAGTTTAAGCGCGTGAGCTACAACTTGGACGGCAGCCTGTTCGAGACCGGTGACAACCACATCGGCATCCAGTGGGATGAGGTACAGGGCTCGGGTATCTAA
- the ykgO gene encoding type B 50S ribosomal protein L36, translated as MKVLSSLKTAKSRHPDCQIVKRRGRIYVICKTNPRFKAVQGKKKKR; from the coding sequence GTGAAAGTCCTAAGCTCGTTGAAGACTGCGAAATCGCGTCATCCGGACTGCCAGATCGTCAAGCGACGCGGGCGAATCTACGTGATCTGCAAGACGAATCCTCGCTTCAAGGCTGTTCAAGGCAAGAAGAAGAAGCGCTGA